Proteins encoded in a region of the Populus alba chromosome 13, ASM523922v2, whole genome shotgun sequence genome:
- the LOC118050410 gene encoding LOW QUALITY PROTEIN: pentatricopeptide repeat-containing protein At2g20710, mitochondrial-like (The sequence of the model RefSeq protein was modified relative to this genomic sequence to represent the inferred CDS: inserted 1 base in 1 codon; deleted 1 base in 1 codon; substituted 1 base at 1 genomic stop codon) yields MIMNLLSRSNPRPWLQQQQHHQGYYFLYKVLRALSFSTSTQRKDSLKLRISRAGNPKFSIIPVIEQWLKEGNSIKQSDLQNFIKLFRRHRRFSHALQISQWMSDERGSEQSPGDFAVRLDLISKVHGLEQAEEYYNSIPDHLRGTQVYGALLNCYAHKRHLEKAEATMQKMRELGLVQTLSYNVMLSLYSHMGRYEKLEALVKEMEEKGVNSDIYTFNIRLHAYVATSNIEEMEKLLMKMETDSLININFHTFFAVANGYLKAGLLEKSIAMLKRAEELTAPMVGTTKAHAYEMLLTLYGSAGNKDGVYRVWNSYKNTGRIFNSTYICMINSLMRLGDIDGAEWISEEWVSRKTLYDIRIPNTMIRAYSRKGLWKKAEEYVNKIVESGMQLEASSWDHLATGYHFGGQMAKAVETLKKAISISKPGWKPNPYTLKTCLLYLESKGDEEAAEELLKFVSEHHPVSPGKNDXLKDTADRXNLIARTFCQMEVDDLTLNGETPFMELKDEDSADSCCFERRTN; encoded by the exons ATGATTATGAATCTTCTCTCGAGATCAAACCCCAGGCCAtggctgcagcagcagcagcatcacCAAGGTTATTATTTCCTCTATAAAGTTTTAAGGGCTCTCTCCTTCTCCACAAGTACACAACGGAAAGACTCTTTGAAACTTAGGATTTCAAGGGCTGGAAATCCAAAGTTCTCCATAATTCCAGTTATAGAGCAATGGCTTAAGGAAGGCAATTCCATTAAACAATCTGATCTTCAAAACTTTATCAAGCTATTTCGCAGACATCGCCGCTTTAGCCATGCCCTTCAG ATTTCACAATGGATGAGTGATGAAAGGGGCTCTGAACAATCACCTGGAGACTTTGCGGTTCGGCTGGATTTGATTTCAAAAGTTCATGGCTTAGAACAAGCAGAGGAATATTATAACAGTATCCCTGACCATTTGAGAGGCACCCAAGTTTATGGTGCCCTTTTAAACTGCTATGCCCACAAAAGGCACTTGGAAAAAGCAGAGGCCACAATGCAAAAGATGAGGGAGTTGGGGCTTGTACAAACTCTTTCTTAC AATGTAATGCTAAGCCTCTATTCTCATATGGGAAGATATGAGAAACTAGAGGCCCTGGTGAAAGAGATGGAAGAAAAGGGGGTTAATAGTGACATTTACACATTCAACATCAGATTGCATGCATATGTAGCCACCTCCAACATTGAGGAAATGGAGAAACTTCTAATGAAGATGGAAACAGACTCTCTCATCAATATCAACTTCCATACTTTTTTTGCTGTGGCAAATGGTTACTTAAAAGCTGGCCTATTAGAAAAATCTATAGCAATGTTGAAGAGAGCAGAGGAATTAACTGCTCCAATGGTGGGCACCACAAAAGCACATGCTTATGAAATGCTCCTTACTTTATATGGTTCTGCTGGGAATAAAGATGGAGTATATCGTGTATGGAATTCATATAAGAATACAGGGAGGATTTTCAACTCAACATATATATGTATGATAAACTCATTGATGAGGTTGGGTGATATTGATGGGGCTGAGTGGATTTCGGAGGAGTGGGTATCACGTAAGACGCTTTATGACATTCGAATACCAAATACAATGATTAGAGCTTATTCCAGAAAGGGCCTTTGGAAAAAGGCTGAGGAATATGTAAACAAGATTGTTGAGAGTGGGATGCAGCTCGAAGCAAGCTCATGGGATCATTTGGCAACAGGGTATCATTTTGGTGGTCAGATGGCAAAGGCAGTAGAAACATTAAAGAAAGCAATTTCAATAAGCAAACCAGGATGGAAGCCAAATCCTTATACTTTGAAAACATGTCTTTTGTATTTGGAAAGTAAGGGAGATGAAGAGGCAGCTGAAGAACTCTTGAAGTTTGTCAGTGAACATCATCCTGTCTCGCCAGGTAAGAATG ATTTAAAGGACACTGCTGACAGATGAAACCTCATTGCCAGAACCTTTTGTCAGATGGAAGTTGATGATCTAACCTTAAATGGAGAAACACCATTTATGGAGCTCAAGGATGAGGACAGCGCTGACTCGTGCTGTTTTGAGAGGAGAACTAACTAA
- the LOC118050411 gene encoding pentatricopeptide repeat-containing protein At2g20710, mitochondrial, with the protein MNLFVRSNPSLSLHIHGVLRALCFSTDTTAISHSLNRRISMVEDPKVPIIPVLEKWVQEGQVVTNSDLKHFIRKLRKIHRFSHALQVSQWMSDQRGHNLSPGDVAVRLDLISKVHGLEQAVTYFNSVPESLRGLEVYGALLNCYAHYKHLEEAEATMRKMREMGFVRNVLSYNVMLNLYYQMGKYEKIQVLMQEMEKWGICFSNITYKILLNAYVATSNIEEIKKILMKMEADPLVSIDWYAYVVAANGYLKAGLIDKTLTMLWRSEQLISGKSARFACETLLSLYTAVGNKEQVYRVWNLYKTKGRSLNSSYLCMINSLLKLDDVDGAERIWEEWVSIVKCFDIRIPNVMLSTYSKKGLWEKAEAFVGKIVASGIKIEASTLDRLATGYHVGGQMLKASETIKKAISISQPGWEPNVYTLAACLEYLKGREDVKKIEDLLKILKEHCHSSSVSYDRLNSSIIDKENLCARALDHMEGEDQALNGERPAATEFEDKNSAEI; encoded by the exons ATGAACCTCTTTGTTCGATCAAACCCAAGTTTATCCCTTCACATTCATGGAGTTTTAAGGGCTCTTTGCTTTTCCACAGACACAACCGCTATATCCCACTCTCTTAACCGTAGGATCTCCATGGTGGAAGATCCGAAGGTCCCTATTATTCCAGTTTTAGAAAAATGGGTTCAAGAAGGCCAAGTGGTTACAAATAGTGACCTCAAACACTTCATCAGAAAACTCCGTAAAATCCATCGTTTTAGCCACGCTCTTCAG GTATCACAATGGATGAGTGACCAAAGGGGGCATAATTTATCACCCGGAGATGTTGCAGTTCGACTGGATTTAATCTCGAAAGTTCATGGCTTGGAACAAGCTGTGACATATTTTAATAGCGTTCCTGAGAGTTTGAGAGGCTTGGAGGTTTATGGTGCTCTTTTAAACTGCTATGCGCACTATAAGCATTTGGAGGAAGCGGAGGCCACAATGCGAAAAATGAGGGAGATGGGATTTGTAAGAAATGTTTTGTCTTATAATGTAATGCTAAACCTCTATTATCAGATGGGGAAATATGAGAAAATACAGGTATTAATGCAAGAGATGGAGAAGTGGGGCATTTGTTTTAGCAATATCACATACAAGATTTTGTTGAATGCTTATGTAGCCACTTCCAACATTGaggaaatcaagaaaattttgaTGAAGATGGAAGCAGATCCTCTTGTCAGCATTGACTGGTATGCTTATGTTGTTGCAGCGAATGGTTACTTGAAAGCTGGCCTAATTGATAAAACTTTGACAATGTTGTGGAGATCAGAACAACTAATCAGTGGTAAGTCAGCAAGGTTTGCTTGTGAAActcttctctctttatatacTGCTGTTGGGAATAAAGAACAAGTGTATCGTGTGTGGAATTTGTACAAGACTAAAGGGAGGTCCTTGAACTCGAGCTATCTTTGCATGATAAACTCATTACTGAAGTTGGATGATGTTGATGGTGCTGAGAGGATATGGGAAGAGTGGGTTTCCATTGTGAAATGTTTTGATATTCGAATTCCAAATGTGATGCTCAGTACTTATTCCAAAAAGGGCCTATGGGAAAAGGCTGAGGCATTTGTAGGCAAGATTGTAGCGAGTGGGATCAAGATCGAAGCAAGCACATTGGATCGTCTAGCAACTGGATATCATGTAGGAGGTCAGATGCTGAAGGCATCGgaaacaataaagaaagcaaTTTCAATAAGTCAACCAGGTTGGGAGCCAAATGTGTATACTTTGGCTGCATGTCTTGAGTATTTGAAAGGTCGGGAAGATGTGAAAAAGATAGAAGACCTTCTGAAGATACTTAAGGAACATTGTCATTCATCATCAGTTTCTTATGATAGGTTAAACAGCAGTATCATTGACAAAGAAAACCTGTGTGCTAGAGCCCTTGATCATATGGAAGGTGAAGACCAGGCTCTTAATGGAGAAAGACCTGCTGCCACAGAGTTCGAAGACAAAAATAGTGCTGAAATATGA
- the LOC118050350 gene encoding pentatricopeptide repeat-containing protein At2g20710, mitochondrial has translation MNLHFSRKLFSLLPQNYQFSISSTRVLASLLFSTKTPTKPLSSSHSTTLCRRIEAIRDPRVSIVPALDQWIKEGNTVDKHHLVSLVRLMKDYKRFKHALEVSEWMTGRRFFTFTTEDAAVRLGLIHRVRGLEEAENYFNKLSVKLKTKYTYGAILNGCVREKSVQKAEAVMQEMREGGMTTSSFPYNILIILYSQTGDFDKIPPLLKEMERNGIAQDKYTLRNLIAASVAASDISGVERILKLMEENPELGLDWKLYAMAADAYLKIGSIETALTMLKKLEKWMAFRKKKAVFNFLLSLYAKTGNKDELYRIWNLYKPSSESMDTSYCCMIDSLTKLDDIEGAEKIFEEWESQCTSMYDFRVLNGLLVAYCNRGLFEKAEAAIEKAVQGRTPYASTWHVMAKGYMEHDQIPKAVEMLKRAVNVGRDWKPDPILVNACLEYLEGQGDAEEMKKIHPVDEKLGTLWQPENQLPMFFIR, from the exons ATGAATCTTCATTtctctagaaaattattttctttacttcCTCAAAACTATCAATTCTCCATCTCCTCCACAAGGGTTTTGGCTTCTTTACTCTTCTCTACTAAAACCCCAACCAAACCATTATCTTCTTCACACTCCACTACATTATGCAGAAGAATTGAAGCCATAAGAGACCCCAGGGTCTCTATCGTACCGGCGCTTGATCAATGGATCAAAGAAGGCAACACTGTTGACAAACACCATCTTGTGTCTTTGGTTCGTCTCATGAAAGATTATAAACGGTTCAAACATGCTTTAGAG GTATCAGAATGGATGACAGGCCGGCGGTTCTTTACATTTACTACGGAAGATGCAGCAGTCAGATTGGGATTAATTCATAGAGTTCGTGGACTAGAGGAGGCCGAGAACTACTTTAATAAGCTTTCGGTTAAGTTAAAAACTAAGTACACATATGGTGCTATTCTCAATGGCTGTGTGCGAGAGAAATCTGTGCAGAAAGCAGAAGCAGTTATGCAGGAAATGAGAGAAGGGGGCATGACAACATCATCTTTTCCATACAACATCTTGATCATCCTTTACTCTCAAACCGGAGACTTTGACAAAATCCCCCCATTGCTGAAGGAAATGGAAAGGAATGGAATTGCTCAAGATAAATATACACTGAGAAATCTAATTGCTGCTTCAGTTGCTGCATCTGACATTTCCGGGGTGGAAAGAATCTTGAAATTGATGGAGGAGAATCCAGAGCTTGGTCTAGATTGGAAATTGTATGCAATGGCTGCTGATGCGTATCTGAAGATTGGGTCCATCGAAACAGCTTTGACAATGTTGAAGAAGCTGGAGAAATGGATGGCCTTCAGAAAGAAGAAAGCagtatttaattttcttttgagtCTCTATGCAAAAACAGGGAATAAGGATGAGCTTTATCGAATATGGAATTTGTACAAGCCCTCGAGTGAATCCATGGATACATCATATTGTTGCATGATTGACTCTCTTACAAAGCTGGATGATATCGAGGGAGCAGAAAAGATCTTTGAAGAGTGGGAGTCGCAGTGCACCAGCATGTATGACTTCCGTGTATTGAACGGGCTTCTTGTTGCTTATTGCAATAGGGGACTTTTTGAGAAGGCTGAGGCAGCCATAGAAAAGGCAGTGCAAGGAAGAACACCTTATGCGAGCACATGGCATGTAATGGCAAAGGGGTATATGGAACATGATCAAATCCCCAAGGCTGTTGAGATGTTGAAGAGGGCCGTCAATGTTGGAAGAGACTGGAAACCAGATCCCATCCTTGTGAATGCCTGTTTGGAGTACTTGGAAGGTCAGGGAGATGCTgaagagatgaaaaaaattcaccCGGTTGATGAAAAACTAGGAACTTTATGGCAGCCGGAAAATCAGTTACCGATGTTCTTTATCAGATGA